GAACGTCGATCTGCCCGTGCTGATGCCCTGGAAGATGACCTCGCCGATCAACACGCCGAACTGGGCGATGGAGCGGAACCCGTTCTACTACGCCGTGGACACCGAGGGGAACCAGCTTCCGTACATCGACAAGATCCAGATGACGCTGGCCGAGAACCTCGAGGTGCTGAACCTCCGCGCCATCGCCGGCGAGTACGACTGGCAGGAGCGCCACACCGACCTCTCGAAGCTGCCCGTCTTCCTGGAGAACCAGCAGAAGGGCAACTACACCGTCCGGCTGGACCCGGCCGCCAACGGCGCGGACGCCACCTGGCAGACCAACCAGTCCTACGAGGCCGACCCGGAGGTCGGCGACTGGCTCCGCAACCGCGACTTCCGCCACGCCCTGGCCATCGGCATCGACCGCGATCAGCTCAACGAGACGTTCTGGCTCGGCATCGGCACGCCCGGCTCGATTGTCCCGGCGGACGACTCGCTCTACAGCCCCGGCCCCGAGTGGCGGAAGAAGTGGGCGACCACCGACGTAGCCCAGGCCAATCAGTTGCTCGACAAGATCGGCCTGACGACCAAGGACAGCGAGGGCTACCGCCTCCGCAAGGACGGCAAGGGACGCCTCCGCATCGAGCTGGTCGGCACGGCCGGGCAGTTCATCTCGTTCACCCGCATCGGCGAGATGATCTCCCAGCACCTGAAGCGGATCGGCATCCAGATCGACGTCGTCGAGCAGGAGCGGACGCTGATGGAGCGCCGCCGCGACGGCAACGAGCTGCAGACGGTCCTCTGGGCGAACGACGGGTCGGAGATGCTCTACTCGTTCCCGCCGCACGCCTTGCCGATGCGCCCGGATGTGTTCATGGGCAACCTGTACGGCAAGTGGTACGCATCGGGCGGCGCGCAGGGCAAGAAGCCAGACGACGAGCAGATGGTCAAGGCGCTGGAAATGTACCGCGGCGCGTTCGGGAAGCCGGACGCCGAGCGGATCCAGACCGCCAAGGACATCTGGAAGATCCTGGCCGAGGAGACGTACTCCATCGGGACGGTCGGCCTCTCGCCGGCGGTCATGGGCGTGCGGATCGTCAAGAACAACCTGGGGAACGTGCCGTCGCGGCAGATGAACGCGATGCACTGCCGCACCCCATGCTCCTCCCACCCGACGACGCTCTTCTTCAAGAGTTAGCGCGGGGTTTCGGGTTTCGGGTTTCGGGGGCAATGGTCCCTGAAACCCGAAACCCAGGACCGGCAACCTAGAACGTGATGACCGAGCGCAGCGTCTCGCCGCGCTCCATCCGCTCGAAGGCGTGCTGGACGTCGCCGAGGCCGATCTTCTCGGTGACCAGGTCGTCCAGGTTCAACCGGCCCTTCAGGTAGAGGTCTGCCAGCAGCGGGAAGTCGCGCGTCGGCAGGCAGTCGCCGTACCAGGAGACCCGCAGCGAGCCGCCCATCCCGAAGAACTCCTGGGCTGGGAACTCGATGGTCGAGGTCGCGCTGGGGACGCCGATCAGCGTGCAGACGCCGGCGAGGTCGCGGCTCCGCAGCGCCTGGGACAAGACCTTCGGGTTGCCGACCGCCTCAAAGACGTAGTCCACGCCGTGGCCGTCGGTCAGATCCTTGATCGCGGCGACGGGGTCCGTCTCGCTGGCGTTGACGACGTGCGTCGCGCCGAGCTTCTTCGCCCACTCCAGCTTGCGCGGCTCCAGGTCCACCGCGATGATCTTCGCGGCGTCGGCGATGCGCGCGCCCTGGATCACGCTCGTGCCGACTGCGCCCGAGCCGAACACGGCGACGGTGCTGCCCCGGCGGACGCCCGCCGTGTAGAAGACCGCTCCGAGGCCGGTCATCACGCCGCAGCCGATCAGCGAGGCCTGCGCGGCCGGCACCTCACGCGGGATCGGCACGGCCTGGAGCGCGGCCACCACCGTGTGGGTGGCGAACGTGCCCAGCCCCATGATGGTGGGGATGGTCTCGCCGGCCGGCGACTTCTGGCGCGGCTGGGCGTTCAGGCTGGCGGCGCACAGGTGCGGCTGTCCGATGTGGCAGAAGCGGCAGTTGCCGCAGGGCGCGCGCCAGGCCAGCACCACGAAGTCGCCGACCTTCGGCTCGGAGACGCCCGCCCCAACCGCCTCGACGATGCCCGCGCCCTCGTGGCCCATCAGCACCGGCAGCGAGCCGATGCTGCCCGTCTGGAAGTGCAGGTCGGTGTGGCAGACGCCGCTCGCCAGCACCCTGACCAGTACCTCGCCCGGACCTGGATCTTCCAGGACAATCCGCTCAACGGGCGCCGGCTGCCCGACCTCCCGCGCAACCGCGCCACGGATCTCAGTCGCCATCAAGGCCCTCCCAGGAGTGCTCGGCCGCCCCCGATGGCAGCCGGCGTGCAGGGAACAGTGGAAGCGGGCGGCCCTCGCCAGCGAGCCGCCGCGCGCAGCCGATACGCTACCACCTGGAGGGCGCGCGGTGCCGTCATTCGGGCGGCCGGGCCAGGGCGATTGCCTGTTCATTGGTATTCCCGAAGCGCGACGAGACGCGCAGTCGGGGGTTGATGAAGATGGATTCCTTACTGTAGTAAAGGCCCTCACCCCCGACCCCCTCTCCCTGTGCGCGGGCGAGGGGGAGGAACGACAGCCTCGTGTGTCTCCCCCTCGCCCGCGCACCGGGAGAGGGGGCCGGGGGGTGAGGGCCTCCAGAGTGACGGAGCGAATACGTGGGTATTTCGTCAATCTTCTTCAACCCCCGGCGCCGCTGTACGACGAGACCAGCAGGCAATCGCCCGGGCGGCCAGGCCGCGCTAGAGCTGGGCTTCGTTGACGGCGTTCTCCACCTCGAACGGCGTCTGCGCCCGCTCTTCCAGGCCGGCCTGCCGGGGCAGCCGCCGCGCCAGGTGACCTCGCCCGCGCCGCTCCATCGCGTAGGCCCAGGCGATCTGCCCAGTCAGCACCAGGATCACCGAGCTGAGATAGATCCAGCCGAGCAGCGCCACCGCCCCACCCAGCGGCCCGAACAACTGGAGATAGAAGCTGTCCGTGCCCACCAGCCAGCCGAACAGGTTCCGGGCCGCCTCCCAGAGCATCCCGCCGATGGCCGCCGGCCCGACGATCTCCGGCAGCGTCAGCGGGGCGCGCGGCACGATCGCCAGGATGATGCTGAAATGGACGATGGCCAGGACCAGCGGCGTCACGCGGCCCAGGAGCAGGCCCGGGTGCGGCACTACCGCGTCGCCCGCGTTCGCCTCGGCAACGCGGCCCACGACCTCGAAGGCCCACGATCCCCACAGCAGCCCGAGCACGGCCAGGTACAGCAGCGGGACGATCCGGGCCGTGCGACGGATCGGCTCGCCGCCGATCTCGTTCAGCGTGACGTTCAGGCTGGACGTCAGCGCCCGGGCGAAGCCGATCATCGAGAAGATGCCCGTCGCAAGCGCCAGCCCGGTGGCTGGCGGCGACGACCGCACCACCGACTCAACCAGTTGTGACGGCAGCTCCGCGCTCACCGGCAGCAGACGTGGCAGCGTCAGCGCCACGATGTCGCGCGTCTCCTGTTCTCCGAGGACGGCGCTGCCCAGAGCAATGGTCAGCACCAGCAGCGGCCCGGCCGCCAGCAGCGCATAGTAGGAGAGCGCGGCAGCCATCCGCGTGCCGGCCTGCAAGACAAAGCTGACGAGGGCGTTCCGCACGATCCGCGGCCACCCGCCCCGCCCGAAGATCCGACGCTCGGCATCACCGGCCCGGCGCAGGCCGGCCGCCAGCCGCTGGCGTATCGTGGCCGGATGGCGTGTGGTGACCTGGCCGGTCGGAGACGCGGCCCGAGCCACCGTGACCAGCGGTGCGCGATCGGTTGGAAGGGGGTCGTGCGATGAACGGATCACGACGCGCCAAAAGCAGGATGTGTGCCGTCTTCCCCGCACTTTGACGCAGGCCGCACGGCGCGCTAGAGTCACCAGGGACCGCGCACCGAGGCGCGGGACGGAGGATGATCGTCGTGAAGAAGGTCGGCGTCATTGGTCTCGGCACCATGGGACGGCCCATCGCCCGCAACATTCGCAAGGCCGGGTTTGACGTCGCGGTGTACGACCTGAACCCGGAGGCTGTCGCGGAGCTGGTCGGGCTTGGAGCCACGGCCGCCGAGCGTCCGTCCGACATCGCCATGGGCTCGGATCTCGTCATCAGCGTGCTGCCGGACGGCCCGGACGTGCTCCAGACCATGCTCGGCGAGGAGGGCGTCTACCACGCGGCACGCGAGGGGATGATCCACGCCGACTTCAGCACCGTTCACCCGAAAGTTAGCATGCAGCTCTACGAAGCGGGGAAGAAGCGCGGCGTCCACGTGCTGGACAGCGCGATGGCGCGCGGCAAGACCGAGGCCGAGAACGGCACGCTCGTGCTGATGATCGGCGGCGAGAAGGAGGATATCGACGCGGCCATGCCCGTGCTCAGCAAGGTCGCTACCGACATCCACCACTGCGGCCCGAACGGCGCCGGGGCCACCATGAAGCTGGTCAACAACCTGCTCGGCGGCGTGGTGGCGGCGGTCAACGCAGAGTCGCTGCTGCTCGGGGCGAAGGCCGGCCTGACGCCGGAGATCATGTACAAGGTGCTCTCCACGACCGGCGCGAACAACGCCATGCTGCACGGCATGATCAAGAACAAAGTGTTCATGCGGAACTTCCAGCCGCCATCCTTTGCCCTGGATCTCCAGTACAAGGACGCCCGGCTGGCCCTGGAGCTTGGCGGCGACGTCGGCGCAGCCCTGCCCATCGGGGCGCTCGTTCAGCAGTTGCGGACGGCCGCGCGCGTCAAGGGGATGGGCCGCTGGGACACCTCGGCGATTGCCACCGTCTGGGAGGATCTGGGCGGGGCGATCCTCAAGGCCAGCGACGCCCCCGGCGACGACTGAGTCGTCGGGGGATGGAGAACGATCCAGGATGGCTGCGGTGAGCTACGACAGCGAAGAGGACGAGGCTCATTCCTGCTTGCAGACGCTGCGGGATGGCTCGCCCTCCGAGAAGATCGCCGCTCGCGAGGCGCTGGCCCGGATCTTCACCCGTCGCGGCATGGACGAAGAGGCGACGGAGCTGTACGAGGCGAACGTGCGGGCCGGGGTGCGTTCGCCCGAGCTGTTCGAGCGGCTTGGGGAGTCGTACCACCGGATCGGCGAGGACGGGGCGGCCGAGGCGTCGCTGGCGGAGGCCCGGCGCCTGCGCGCGACATCAGTCCGGCCGGCCGCCCCGGCCGAGACCGAACGCCTGCCGGCCGCCTACCGCTACGATCCAGACGAGGCCGAGCCGCCCAACGGGCAGGCCGCCGCCGCTGTGCCGAGGCCACGTCGGCGAGGGCTGGCCCTGCCCGGCCCCCTGCTGGTACTGCTCGGCCTCGTCTTCCTGGTCATCCTGCCCGTGGCGCTGCTGGCGCTGCTGGTCGTCAACCCCGTCGCGCTCTACCTGGAGGGCCGCCCGCCCGGCCCGACCGTCGAGGTCGCGGCGACCGCGTCGGCCCCGTTGAAGGTTGCGGCGTCCACGCCGGCGCAGCTCAAGGTCGCGCCGGGCGCGGCGACCAACTGGTACGTCCACAGCGGGCGCTCGGTGAGCGGCCTCTGGGCCTCGTCCGGCCTGGAGCTGACGCTCGACCGCGAGCTGGACGACGCCGGCACAACGTTCCCCGTGACCGCCGCCCGGCCTCAGAACTGGGGCGAGACGATCACCATCGTGGAGCGGCGCGGTCAGGGGCGCGCGAACCAGGAGACCGTCCTGCCGGCCACGCTCGTCGCGCCGGCCAGCCTGCCGCCCGCTGGCACGGTCATCGATGGCATCATCGCCGGGCGGGTGACGGCCCCGCGCCTCTCCGAGACGAGCCAGTTCAACACGACGGCGGACACCGTGAGCGTGCCGGTCCAATTAGTCGTCGTCTCGACGCCCGAGCTCTGGCTGGATCGCTTCTTGAACAGCCTGCGGATGTACTTCGACGAGGACCGCTGGCTGCTGGTCACCATCGGCGCGCTCTTGACATGGTGCGTGCTGGCCGGCGGCACGGCGATCCTGTTCCGCGTGCGCCAGGGCTGATCGTCACGCGCTCGGTCACCATCTGGCCTGGAGGCCCGGCAACAGGATGAGCAAGGCAGATCGACGGTCAGCGGCGGTGAGTGGTGGTCGGGCGGACTTCGGCGTCGGCTCGCCGGCCTCGATTGTCCACGCCAAGCCCTGGAAGCGCACGATCACCATGCGCGGGATCGTCTCGGCCTGGGACGGCGAGCTGCTGACCCTGGAGCGGCAGTTCTCGGGCGGCGGCCAGTACGACAGCCTGAACCTCCCCAAGCTGGCCGGCGACTGGGGCACCATCGAGACGCCCATCGGCGGGCGGGTGCTGCGGCGCACCTACTACCGCCGCGACGGTACGCTGGTGGGCGAGCTGTTCAACATCCAGACGCCCGCCCAGCTGCGGAACGGCGCCGTTCACTACATCGATCTGGAAGTGGACGTCATGCGGCTGCCGGGCGGCATCGTACGGGTCGTGGACGAGGACGATCTCGAAGCAGCGGTGCGGGCTGGCGGCATCAGCCGCGCCCAGGCCGACGAGGCCCGCGCGCTGGCGTACCGCCTCGCCGAGATCCTGCGGCAGAACGGCGACTGGCGCACGGCAGACGCGCCCGCCGCCGACCGGCCCTCGCCCGACTACCCCTCGCCGGACCGGCCCACGCCCGGCTTGCCTTCGCCTTCGCCAGGTCCAACTGCGCCAGATCCGCTTGTCTCCCGCGCTGACGCGTAGCCGGCCGATGCCTGCTTCCCCTGCCAGGCGGCGCGTCTTGCTGTCCCTCTCGGCGGTGGCCGGTGGCGTGCTGAGCGCCGGCTTGCTCGCCGCCTGCGGGAGCGGCGTCGGCGGCAGCAGCGGGAGCGCCGCCCGTCCGGCTGCCAAGGGCCAGCCGACCCTGGTGTCCACCGTCCTGCCGACGGCAGTTCCAGCCGGAGACGTACGTCCCACCCGCGCGGCAACGCCGGCCGCCAACGGTACGCCGGCGGTGGTCCCGACGGCCCCCGCGCCAACCGCGACGCCGAGCGTCGGCGCGCCGCGCGAGCTGGTCATCCTGCAGGACGCCGAGCCGACCACCCTCGATCCGCACCGCTCGACGCTCCCCGCCGACGCCACTGCCTCGTTTGCCCTGTTCGACACCCTCACCTTCCGCAACGAGGATCAAAGCGTCATCCGTCCGCTGCTGGCGACCGAGTGGAAGGTGCAAGATCGGCGGTGGGAGCTGCGGCTGCGCCCGAACGTGCCCTTCCACGATGGCTCGACGCTCACCTCGGCCGACGTCAGATTCTCCATCGAGCGTACCCTGGACGCCTCGGCGAAGACGGCGGTGACGGCGCTCTTCTCGACGGTCGACCGCATCGAGTCGCCCGATCCGCTGACGGTGGCGTTCGTGACACGCCAGCCAGACCCGCTGCTGCCGGCGCGGCTGGCCTCATTTGGCGGGCAGATCGTCCCGAAGGCGTACCTGCAGCGCGTCGGCCCTGACGAGTTCGCCCGCCGGCCCATCGGGACCGGGCCATACCGGTTCCTGCAGTGGACCCGCGACGACCATCTCGTGCTGGGACGCTTCGACGGGTACTGGGGCGGTGCGCCGCAGTTCTCGCAGATCGTGGTGCGCGGCCGGGCGGATGGCGCGGCCCGCGCGGCCGGGCTGGTCGCCGGCGAGGTCGGCCTGGCCCTGCAGTTGCCGGCCCAGCAGCTCGACGCGGTGCAACGCAGCAACCGTGCCCGCGTCGACGGCGTGCTCGTGAACGGGCTGCACGTACTGGCCGTCAACGTCCGCGTCGCGCCGCTCGACCGGCCGCTCGTCAGGCAGGCGTTGTCGCTCGCCATCGACCGCGAGACGCTCATCAAGACCGTCCATCGCGAGCAGGGCGTCGTCCCGAACGGGCTGATCGCCCAGGGCGATTTCGGGTTTGACGCCACGCTGCCGCCGCTGGAGTACCACCAGGGTCGGGCGCGGCAGCGGTTGCAGGCGGCCGGCTACGCTGGCGAGCCGGTCACCCTGGAGACGACGGACGGCTACCTGACGGGTGACCGCGAGATGGCCAGCCTGATCGACGGGATGTGGCGAGCCGTGGGGATCAACAGCCGCGTCGAGGTCATCACCGCCGAGCAGCGGGCCGCCCGTCTGCGCGACGCCTCGTTCAAGGGGCTGTTCTGGGCCGATCCCGCCAGCCCGCTGCTGGACCCTGACAGCATGATGGTCCGGCTGCTCGGCCCTGGCGGCGCGCCGGAGCAGTGGCAGCACCCCGAGTGGCAGCAACTCGGGGCCGAGGCCCGCTCGTCGCTGGATCGGGAGCTGCGGCTGCGGAACTACCGGCGCATGAACGAGATCGGCCTGGAGCAGCTGCCGTGGATCCCGGTGGTGCAGCCGCGCCGCCTGTACGGCATCGCCAACACCGTCGACTTTCGGCCCTACGGCACCGGCATCCTGAACCTGCGCCGGGAGAACCTCAAGCCACGGGCGTGAGGGTCTTGCCTGGCGAGTCGGCGACGGACGGCCCCGCCAGACGATGGCTGCGAGGCCGGCCGCGGTGCGCGGGACACGCAACGCGCTGCCGGCTCTCGGGAGTGTCCTGCCTCGGTACGGCGGATGGCCTGGGCCGGTCGCCTGCGCCGATCGCACGCGACAGGATGGCGCAGGTTGGGGCCTGGACATCGAGGACGACGCCGACAGCCGCCCTCGCAGGTATGCCGAAGAGGCACAGGCCATCGCGGCAGCTCGGGCAACCTGCAGGCGGACCTCGCGCGCCTGACCCACCGGCAGGGGTGCCCCGCAGCATCCTGCACTGCGGCCAGCGCAGTCGCGGCCCCCCACCGGCAGCGCACGGTGGCCGTGCGCATCGCCCGTGGCTACTCCGACGCCCAGATCGCCCGGGAGCTGGCGCCGATGCGAGGCGCGGCGAGCACCACGTCGCGCACATCCTGCGCCGGCCGGAGTGTCGGTCGCGAGCGCAGGTGGCGGTGTGGGTGGTGGAGCACGGGCTGCTGGCGGCTGCAGACTCGTAGGGCGGCAGACTACAGGGCGAACCGCGCAACGATGGGCGCATGGTCGGGGTGTGACTCGTCCACACGCGTCGTCGGGTTGTTGCCGACACTCTCCCCCTGGATGCTCTCGACCAGACTCGTCACCTCGGTCACCGCCCACTGCCCCTGCCGATTCTGCTCCGGCGTGCCGAGCAGCCCCCGGCTGACCAGGATGTGGTCGATCAGCTCGCCGCGTCCCTCGTAGAGGCGTGAGTAGCGACGGTCAGGCGCCAGGAACTCCTTGACGTCCGTCGGGCGAGACCCCTTCAGGGGGATCGTGTCGCACAGGTTGTAGAGGCGGACGCCGTCCCGCCGGTCCGGCGAGGTCACGTCGCTGTCGGCCGGCCCGAGCAGGAGCTGGGTGGTGGCGGCCAGCGGCTCGTCGTTGAGGTCGCCGAGCAGCACGACCTGCGGCGCGTCGGCAGCCTGGAGCACGGCGTTGACGTGAACCCGCAGCGCCACAGCCTCGGCGGTGCGCCGCAGGAGCGCCAGCCCCGTGCCGCGCGCCCGCTCGTCCTCGTCGTTCGTGTCGAAGCGCGCCTGATGCCCGCCCGGAGCCGGCGGGTAGGTGATCAGCTTCGACTTCAGGTGCGCCGAGATCAGGTGGACCCGCAGCCCAGGCGCCGGCTCGACCTCGATGCACAGCGCGCCCCGCGAGAGCCGGCGGCTCGGCTGCGCGGACCCGAAGCCCGGCACCGCGGCCAGCTCGCCCGGCGCAAAATCGACCACCTCGGCCGTCGCCAGGATCGGCAGCCGCGACAGGAACCCGACCCGGATGCCGCCGCCAGTGGGCCGGCTGTCCGGATGGGCGGACAGCGCCGGCTGCGGCAGGATGTCGGCAAGGCGGCCGGCCAGCGCCATGAACGCGCTGTCGTCGGCGTCGGACGCGCCGCCAAGCTCCTGCAGGGCAACCACGTCCGGCTGCACCGCGCGGATCTGCTCTGTGAGGTACATGAGCTTCGCATCGAACGCCTCGGCGGTCACCTGCCTGCTGGGGCTGATCGGGTAGCCGGGCGGAAACAGGTTCTCGACGTTCCAGGTCATGACGGTCAGCGGCGTCGTCATCTGACCTCCAGGGGTGTGCGCCGCCAGCGCCGGCGCAGAGCTGAACCGTGCGCGTCCACTCGATAAGGCCAGCGTAGTGGATGCCGGGATGCACGGCCTGCGCACAATCGCGTAGGCGACAACGCACAGGGGTCGGCCAGGCAGGGGTGGGGGGCGGCATCGGGCGCTCAGCGTGCGGTGCGGCAGCTCCAGATCACGCCGGCCGGGCGGGTACGAGACGGCGGCGCAGCGACGGCCCAGGAGCGGATCGAGGCAGCGTAACCGGGCGGCAGCGGGAGCGCGTCCAGATCGTCAAGATCGAACAGGCCCCAGGCCTTGTGCTCCTCGCTGTGGCGCGGCGTGGCGGCTGGATCGGCCTGGCAGCCGTACGTCACGATCAGCACGTCGATGCCCGGGATGATGCGGTACACCCAGGTGTCGATAATGGACTGCACGGAAACCGTCAGCCCCAACTCCTCCTCGATCTCGCGGCGCAGACAGGCGCGCGGCTCCTCGTCAGGCTCCAGCTTGCCGCCCGGCAGCTCCCACTCGTCGCGCCCGTTCTTCAGGAGCAGCACCTGTCGGCCCCGCAGAATCACACCCTTCACCGACACGGGAAAACGATACGCGAGATGGTCTGTTGGCGCCGCTGTCGGCACTGACATCTGCTGACCACTCCCTACCGAAATGGACCGCATCCTCACGATACCGCACAACATCGTGTCTGACCAGCACCTGCCATATCGATTCTGCACGACTACCCATTTCATGCACAGGCGCGCAGGCTGGCGGACAGGATAGCAGGCAGTGAAATCGAGTGCGAGACGGCGCGTCGGCAGAAAGAGCACACCGGACATGATGACGATGATTCAGGCAGTCACCTTCGATGCGGACGGCACCCTCTGGGATTTCGAGCAGGCGATGCGGCAGGC
The Chloroflexota bacterium genome window above contains:
- a CDS encoding ABC transporter substrate-binding protein; amino-acid sequence: MAKTRGTSRGISRRTLLIQGAFGLGGVSLLAACAPSGPAAKPAEAPKPTQAAAPAATTAPAAASKPTEAAKPAEAAKPAAAAAPTEAAKPAAAAAPAKPAEAAAKPASQGGLGSQLIGKIEGPTVQPEARRPARLGEAPMLAELVKAGKLPPVEQRVPDEPMVVKPLQEIGKYGGTWRRAFTGPGDNENGNRINSTDKMIFWDFTGTKLMPSVARSWEVGDGGKTLTLVFRKGHKWSDGAPFGADDVVFWFEDLYGNKDLTPTPTAEMSINGKPGKVEKVDDQTVRFVFPEPYPGIIDILTGASYIGTSQSNGAPLLRGPIAPKHYLSKFHPKYAGQEKVDQQATAAGFDNWKTYFTTFAADWRRNVDLPVLMPWKMTSPINTPNWAMERNPFYYAVDTEGNQLPYIDKIQMTLAENLEVLNLRAIAGEYDWQERHTDLSKLPVFLENQQKGNYTVRLDPAANGADATWQTNQSYEADPEVGDWLRNRDFRHALAIGIDRDQLNETFWLGIGTPGSIVPADDSLYSPGPEWRKKWATTDVAQANQLLDKIGLTTKDSEGYRLRKDGKGRLRIELVGTAGQFISFTRIGEMISQHLKRIGIQIDVVEQERTLMERRRDGNELQTVLWANDGSEMLYSFPPHALPMRPDVFMGNLYGKWYASGGAQGKKPDDEQMVKALEMYRGAFGKPDAERIQTAKDIWKILAEETYSIGTVGLSPAVMGVRIVKNNLGNVPSRQMNAMHCRTPCSSHPTTLFFKS
- a CDS encoding Zn-dependent alcohol dehydrogenase, which translates into the protein MATEIRGAVAREVGQPAPVERIVLEDPGPGEVLVRVLASGVCHTDLHFQTGSIGSLPVLMGHEGAGIVEAVGAGVSEPKVGDFVVLAWRAPCGNCRFCHIGQPHLCAASLNAQPRQKSPAGETIPTIMGLGTFATHTVVAALQAVPIPREVPAAQASLIGCGVMTGLGAVFYTAGVRRGSTVAVFGSGAVGTSVIQGARIADAAKIIAVDLEPRKLEWAKKLGATHVVNASETDPVAAIKDLTDGHGVDYVFEAVGNPKVLSQALRSRDLAGVCTLIGVPSATSTIEFPAQEFFGMGGSLRVSWYGDCLPTRDFPLLADLYLKGRLNLDDLVTEKIGLGDVQHAFERMERGETLRSVITF
- a CDS encoding YihY/virulence factor BrkB family protein, which encodes MARAASPTGQVTTRHPATIRQRLAAGLRRAGDAERRIFGRGGWPRIVRNALVSFVLQAGTRMAAALSYYALLAAGPLLVLTIALGSAVLGEQETRDIVALTLPRLLPVSAELPSQLVESVVRSSPPATGLALATGIFSMIGFARALTSSLNVTLNEIGGEPIRRTARIVPLLYLAVLGLLWGSWAFEVVGRVAEANAGDAVVPHPGLLLGRVTPLVLAIVHFSIILAIVPRAPLTLPEIVGPAAIGGMLWEAARNLFGWLVGTDSFYLQLFGPLGGAVALLGWIYLSSVILVLTGQIAWAYAMERRGRGHLARRLPRQAGLEERAQTPFEVENAVNEAQL
- a CDS encoding NAD(P)-dependent oxidoreductase, with protein sequence MIVVKKVGVIGLGTMGRPIARNIRKAGFDVAVYDLNPEAVAELVGLGATAAERPSDIAMGSDLVISVLPDGPDVLQTMLGEEGVYHAAREGMIHADFSTVHPKVSMQLYEAGKKRGVHVLDSAMARGKTEAENGTLVLMIGGEKEDIDAAMPVLSKVATDIHHCGPNGAGATMKLVNNLLGGVVAAVNAESLLLGAKAGLTPEIMYKVLSTTGANNAMLHGMIKNKVFMRNFQPPSFALDLQYKDARLALELGGDVGAALPIGALVQQLRTAARVKGMGRWDTSAIATVWEDLGGAILKASDAPGDD
- a CDS encoding DUF402 domain-containing protein, with the protein product MSKADRRSAAVSGGRADFGVGSPASIVHAKPWKRTITMRGIVSAWDGELLTLERQFSGGGQYDSLNLPKLAGDWGTIETPIGGRVLRRTYYRRDGTLVGELFNIQTPAQLRNGAVHYIDLEVDVMRLPGGIVRVVDEDDLEAAVRAGGISRAQADEARALAYRLAEILRQNGDWRTADAPAADRPSPDYPSPDRPTPGLPSPSPGPTAPDPLVSRADA
- a CDS encoding endonuclease/exonuclease/phosphatase family protein, which encodes MTTPLTVMTWNVENLFPPGYPISPSRQVTAEAFDAKLMYLTEQIRAVQPDVVALQELGGASDADDSAFMALAGRLADILPQPALSAHPDSRPTGGGIRVGFLSRLPILATAEVVDFAPGELAAVPGFGSAQPSRRLSRGALCIEVEPAPGLRVHLISAHLKSKLITYPPAPGGHQARFDTNDEDERARGTGLALLRRTAEAVALRVHVNAVLQAADAPQVVLLGDLNDEPLAATTQLLLGPADSDVTSPDRRDGVRLYNLCDTIPLKGSRPTDVKEFLAPDRRYSRLYEGRGELIDHILVSRGLLGTPEQNRQGQWAVTEVTSLVESIQGESVGNNPTTRVDESHPDHAPIVARFAL
- a CDS encoding NUDIX hydrolase; protein product: MSVPTAAPTDHLAYRFPVSVKGVILRGRQVLLLKNGRDEWELPGGKLEPDEEPRACLRREIEEELGLTVSVQSIIDTWVYRIIPGIDVLIVTYGCQADPAATPRHSEEHKAWGLFDLDDLDALPLPPGYAASIRSWAVAAPPSRTRPAGVIWSCRTAR